The genomic DNA GCTCAATCGCCACTCAGGGGTCGTCATCACTCGGTGGGCGCTTCGAAAGCCGATCGAAGCGGTCCTGTGCGTCGTCGATTCGTTGCTCCGATTCTACGGGTTTGTAGTCCGCATCAACGAGCGCCCCATCAGCAACCTCGATCTCGAGCACCGCATCCGCGTGCCGTGCTGGTTGGGGGAGGTCGTGCTGGTCGACGGCCAGTTCATACCGCTCGTCCTCGCCCGAAACCTCCAGTACCGCCAGCTCGTCTTCGAAGCGATCCAGTACCGCCGTGTAGGTGCCATCGGGAATCATGAGTACGCCTCGTTGAGTACCGTTGACCCATCATCGTCCGTGACAATGACCGTATCGCCGCCGTTGTTCCAGATCGGACTGCCCGACTCCCAGTAGAGGTCCGTCTCCGTATCGGTCCCACTCCCGGTGTGGATCGTGATCGTGGCGCCGGCCGCGAGCGTAGTCACATCGGGGATGGTGTAGGTGGCGCCGGCTTCGTCGCTGACCGTCCACCCGGAGAGGTCGAGCGGCCCGTCGCCGGTGTTCTCGAGGACGATGTACTCGTCGTTGAGATTGTCTCTGTCGCTCCCCTCGGCATCGGCGTGAACCGACGCGAGGGCGAGCTCGCCTGAGCCTGTCCCCGCGTCCGGGCTCGACGTGGCGGTCCCGCCGTCGGTGGCGACGGCTGAGGCCGTGCCCGTCGCGTCCATGACACCGCCGCCGCTGATGACGGCGCGGCGCTCGACCGCCGTCGTCGTCCCCAGCTTGACGGGCGACCCATCACGGATGCTCGTCGGCTCCGTCGGGGCCTCCTGCTGGCTTGCGACTGTCACCTCGGTCCCGTCGCTCCGCAGGACGACGTGGCCCTGCGTTGCTGTCCAGTAGGCCGGGATGTCGCGCTCGGCCAGTCGTTGGAGTGTCTCCTCGTTCGGGTGGCCGTACTGCGAATCGTACGCACTCGAGATGACGACCGCCTTCGGCTGGGCGGCATCCAGCAGCGCTCCGCTGGTCGAGCTCTTGCTTCCGTGGTGGCCCGCCTTCATTACGGTCGCCCGGAGCTGGGACCCATACTGGTCGACGAGATACGCCTCCTGGTCGTCCTCGGCGTCACCAGTGAACAGGAAGCTCGTCCCCCCGTAGGTCAGCTTGAGGACGATGCTGTTCTCGTTGCGGGCCTCGTCTTCGAGATACGGGTCCGGCGGGCCCATCACCTGCACGCTCACGTTCTCGAACGGGATGCGGTCGCCCTCGCGCGTCTCGTACAACGTGACGTCGTGGGCTTCGATCGCGTCGAGGTACTCGCTGTAGGTCTGCGTGCCGGCGGCGATACCGGGGTCGTAGACCGCGCCGATGCCGTCGGCTTCGGTCTCGAAGTAGTTGATGACAGCCGCGTTCCCGCCGATGTGGTCGGCGTCGTTGTGCGACGTAACGAGGTAGTCGATCCGGTCGATATCCTGTTGTTGCAGGTACTGCAGGACGTACTCGCCGTCGTCGTTGAAGTGCCCGGTGTCGATGAGCATCGTCTCACCTGTCGGGCCGATGACGAGCGTCGAGACGGACTGGCCGACGTTGATGAAGTGAACCTCTAGGGAGCCATCGGCAGCAGCGTCTCCCCCAGTTGGCTGTGAGGGGTCGCCCCCATCCCCAGCCGGAGCGGCGGGTGCGCTACAACCGGCCAAGACGACGAGTCCAGCACAGACGAGTATCAGTGTTCGAGAGGAGGTAGCCACGTCTTAACAGGGCTTCGTCGGAGTTGGTCAAGAATCTGTTTACAAGGATGGCAGGGGGCCTCGGTTGCATAGACGCGTAGAAGACACGCGCCCCGTCACGGCCCGACCACCACCGCGTGGCCACACCGGAGACACCGGACGATGTCCACGCCGTCTCGCTCGACGATCTCCAGCAGCGCGTGGTGCTCACCCAGCTCGGCGACCGTCGTGAGGATGCGGTCGGGCGTCATCGGCCCAGCATCAGGACCCACCACCCACGAGCGACTGGGCGCGCGAAACCGCCCCCGAGAGGGCCGAACTGATGCGGAAGTCGGTGAACCGGCGGACGAGCAGGTAGCCCACGCCAGCGGACAGGCCGATGCCGACGACCTGCTGCCCGGGCGTCGCACCGCCCGTGCCGACGCCGCCGCCACGGCCGCCGAGCGGCCCGCCCAGCAGCGACGACTGCTGGAGCGACTCGGTGTAGTTGAACGTCGTGCCGTTGGCCGTGTAGTTGCCCGTGAGCGCGCCGTCGGCCGCCTCCGAAGCGTTCCCGGTCACGGCGTCGGCCACACACCACGTCGCGTAGCCGGCGGCCGTGTCGAACTGCCGGTCGCCGCTGTACGAGCTGTCCCCGTGCGAGACGTTGAACGTGAGGCTCGTCGTCTCGTAGGACGGGTCCCAGTACTCGATGAGGAGCCCGGTCGTGCCATCCGTGAGGACACACTCGCCGGCGATGCGCGGGCCAAAGCCGTCCGATGCGGTGTACGTCACTGTCGGGCCGGGCCCATCGTCACTGTCGCCGTCAGGGCAGGACTGGAGGTCCCCGTCGTTGTCCCGGTCGAAGGGGTCACATGGTGGGTTGAGTCCATCGGGCCCGGAGACGCTCCCGCCGCTGGTCCCGCCATCGGTCGCGATGGGCGTGGCAGTCGGCGAGGTCGCCGTGCCGGTCGCGGTCGGCGTGGCCGTGCCGCCCTGGTCGCCGACGCTGATCAGGTAGGGGTCCGGCGCCGACTTGTTCGCGCGCCAGCCCAGCGACTCCCACCGTGTCGACCGGCCGCCGCTGGTCGCGACGACCTCGACGCGGTACGGGTCGCCGTTCGCGAGCCGGACGCTCGCTTTGCCGTAGGCGTTGATGTCCTTCTGGGCAATCTCGTTCCAGTCGCCGGGGCCGGCCGTGAACGTCGTGCCACCCGGCAGCGGGAACTCGATGGCGCGGTCGAAGCGGTAGACCGTCAGCTCCGACATCGAGGGTGGGTAGGTCTGCTTGGCGGCCTCGTCGAGCTGGAACTCGCGGACGAACGTCC from Haloglomus litoreum includes the following:
- a CDS encoding DUF3006 domain-containing protein → MIPDGTYTAVLDRFEDELAVLEVSGEDERYELAVDQHDLPQPARHADAVLEIEVADGALVDADYKPVESEQRIDDAQDRFDRLSKRPPSDDDP
- a CDS encoding lamin tail domain-containing protein — translated: MAGCSAPAAPAGDGGDPSQPTGGDAAADGSLEVHFINVGQSVSTLVIGPTGETMLIDTGHFNDDGEYVLQYLQQQDIDRIDYLVTSHNDADHIGGNAAVINYFETEADGIGAVYDPGIAAGTQTYSEYLDAIEAHDVTLYETREGDRIPFENVSVQVMGPPDPYLEDEARNENSIVLKLTYGGTSFLFTGDAEDDQEAYLVDQYGSQLRATVMKAGHHGSKSSTSGALLDAAQPKAVVISSAYDSQYGHPNEETLQRLAERDIPAYWTATQGHVVLRSDGTEVTVASQQEAPTEPTSIRDGSPVKLGTTTAVERRAVISGGGVMDATGTASAVATDGGTATSSPDAGTGSGELALASVHADAEGSDRDNLNDEYIVLENTGDGPLDLSGWTVSDEAGATYTIPDVTTLAAGATITIHTGSGTDTETDLYWESGSPIWNNGGDTVIVTDDDGSTVLNEAYS